One part of the Paenibacillus silvisoli genome encodes these proteins:
- a CDS encoding glycoside hydrolase family 30 protein translates to MKRSAKFMVFGSIAVMAVIAAGFILWRGGSLDEPSVQVWVTLPDQTKLLQREDDADWTDRPAASDMVIQVDANKSYQQMDGFGAAMTDSSAWLIANKLDDAKRDDLMNKLFDFERGIGISYLRLPMGATDFSLSSYTYDDMPPGQKDPELKHFSIEHDKAYMIPMLQKAKQVNPALKIMGSPWSPPAWMKSTGSLLKGSLNEDAYEPYARYFVKFIQAYFAEGLPIDAVTPQNEPHYEPEGYPGMRMEAYEQGLFIKSYLGPAFSKANLDTKIVIWDHNWDEPDYPFKILGDPEVAPYIAGSAFHGYAGDVANQQMLHRAFPEKDIYFTESSGGEWAPDFAGNLKWDMQNLIIGSTRYWARTVLKWNLALDEKNGPKNGGCPNCRGFVKIDQKGGEVSFNSEYYAFGHASKFVKPGAFRIESNSFEGEGIQDVAFRNPDGSIVLIAFNPDESKRTFQVRHRERAFEYTLAAGAAATFVWEDKER, encoded by the coding sequence ATGAAAAGATCCGCCAAGTTCATGGTCTTCGGATCGATCGCTGTCATGGCCGTGATCGCGGCGGGTTTCATTTTATGGCGGGGAGGAAGTTTGGATGAGCCTTCCGTTCAAGTATGGGTGACGCTGCCGGATCAGACCAAGCTGCTGCAACGCGAAGATGACGCGGACTGGACGGACCGTCCCGCTGCGAGTGATATGGTCATCCAAGTCGACGCAAACAAGTCGTATCAGCAAATGGACGGCTTCGGTGCAGCCATGACGGATTCATCGGCTTGGCTGATAGCGAACAAGCTGGACGACGCGAAGCGAGACGATTTGATGAATAAGCTGTTCGATTTTGAACGCGGTATCGGGATCAGCTACTTGCGGCTTCCGATGGGGGCGACCGACTTTTCGCTCAGCAGCTATACCTACGACGACATGCCGCCGGGGCAGAAGGATCCGGAGTTAAAGCATTTCAGCATCGAGCACGACAAAGCTTACATGATCCCGATGCTCCAGAAGGCGAAACAAGTCAATCCGGCCTTGAAAATCATGGGTTCACCTTGGAGCCCGCCGGCATGGATGAAGTCGACAGGTTCGCTGCTGAAGGGGAGCTTGAATGAGGATGCTTACGAGCCTTACGCCCGATATTTCGTTAAATTCATCCAGGCTTATTTTGCGGAAGGGTTGCCGATCGATGCCGTTACGCCGCAGAACGAGCCCCATTATGAACCGGAAGGTTACCCGGGGATGCGGATGGAGGCATACGAGCAAGGATTGTTTATCAAGTCGTATTTGGGACCGGCCTTCTCCAAAGCCAATCTCGATACCAAAATCGTGATCTGGGATCATAACTGGGACGAACCGGACTATCCGTTCAAAATACTCGGGGATCCCGAAGTCGCCCCATACATTGCCGGTTCGGCGTTTCACGGTTATGCGGGCGACGTGGCCAACCAACAGATGCTTCACCGGGCATTCCCGGAGAAGGACATCTATTTCACGGAAAGTTCGGGTGGAGAATGGGCTCCTGACTTCGCCGGCAATCTGAAATGGGATATGCAAAATTTGATCATCGGCTCAACCCGTTACTGGGCGAGGACCGTGCTGAAATGGAATCTGGCGCTGGATGAGAAGAACGGACCGAAAAACGGAGGCTGCCCGAACTGCAGGGGGTTCGTCAAGATCGATCAGAAGGGCGGAGAGGTGTCGTTCAACTCGGAATATTACGCGTTCGGCCACGCGAGTAAATTCGTAAAGCCCGGAGCGTTTCGGATCGAGTCCAATTCGTTCGAGGGGGAAGGCATTCAGGATGTGGCTTTCAGGAACCCGGACGGCTCTATCGTTCTCATTGCCTTCAATCCGGATGAGAGCAAGCGGACTTTCCAAGTTCGTCATCGGGAACGAGCCTTCGAATACACGCTGGCTGCCGGCGCTGCGGCAACGTTTGTTTGGGAGGATAAGGAGCGCTGA
- a CDS encoding helix-turn-helix domain-containing protein produces MELGDKIKKLRLEQNRKITEIADLCGFSKSLLSKIENGKTIPPIATLVKIAEALGTKVSILLDDEQRSGTIYTPQEKSESQLVKTEKGYSFHAFAVERGEKLMQPYLFVARKGEDDHRKSFSHHGEEFIYVLEGEMRYTVGAAEYTLRPGDSLYFDAIEKHSLSPITPEVKYMSVFTQSNRQSES; encoded by the coding sequence ATGGAGCTAGGGGACAAAATCAAAAAATTGCGGCTGGAACAGAACCGGAAGATTACGGAGATCGCCGACCTATGCGGATTCTCCAAGAGCCTGCTGTCGAAGATCGAGAACGGCAAAACGATTCCGCCCATCGCCACGCTCGTGAAGATCGCGGAAGCGCTCGGGACCAAGGTGTCGATTTTGCTGGATGATGAGCAGCGCTCGGGCACGATCTACACGCCCCAGGAGAAAAGCGAAAGCCAGCTGGTGAAAACCGAAAAAGGCTACTCGTTCCATGCGTTCGCCGTCGAGCGCGGGGAGAAGCTGATGCAGCCGTATTTGTTCGTGGCCCGGAAGGGCGAGGACGATCACCGGAAAAGCTTCAGTCACCACGGCGAAGAGTTTATCTACGTGTTGGAGGGCGAAATGCGTTATACGGTCGGCGCAGCCGAGTATACGCTAAGGCCGGGGGACAGCCTGTACTTCGACGCCATTGAGAAGCATTCGTTATCTCCGATTACGCCGGAGGTCAAATATATGTCCGTCTTCACGCAATCGAATAGACAAAGCGAAAGTTAG
- a CDS encoding Gfo/Idh/MocA family protein: protein MEKRDIIYNFEYDRKLKVCFIGAGGHSFRNVYPTFQYAPVDLLAICDMNGERAEIYAKQFGAKAVYTDYREMLEKEKPEAVFIVTAYTTDGRVQATDIALEALRLGIHVWMEKPTAASVEEIEQLICTSREHNRYVMTGLKKMFFPAIAKVKDIISQPEFGTPSSLYIRYPQNIPPLADRKDLRNLIGFLDHIYHPAAIIHYLMGKVATMSFESEPFNGGSVTNFKFASGAVGTMHMTAGISGSSPLERLEVVGNGCNVVVENGVNLTYYRKASRGGYGRSSSYLVDDESAPLHWEPEFSLGQLYNKNIFLLGYAPEVIHFCERILAGQAPEKGTLEDALEIMKLFEAYRNTPEGEKAVINAN, encoded by the coding sequence TTGGAAAAACGGGACATCATCTACAATTTCGAGTACGATCGCAAGTTGAAGGTATGCTTTATCGGTGCCGGCGGGCACTCGTTCCGCAATGTGTATCCGACCTTTCAATATGCGCCGGTCGATCTGCTCGCGATTTGCGATATGAACGGCGAACGCGCCGAGATCTACGCTAAACAGTTCGGGGCGAAAGCTGTCTACACCGACTATCGCGAAATGCTGGAGAAAGAAAAACCTGAGGCTGTGTTCATCGTCACTGCCTACACCACTGACGGCCGGGTACAGGCGACGGATATCGCGCTTGAAGCGCTGCGCCTTGGCATTCATGTCTGGATGGAAAAGCCCACGGCCGCAAGCGTCGAAGAGATCGAGCAGCTCATCTGCACCAGCCGGGAGCACAACCGTTATGTCATGACGGGGCTGAAAAAAATGTTCTTTCCGGCGATCGCCAAGGTGAAGGACATCATCAGTCAACCGGAATTCGGCACGCCATCCTCGCTGTACATTCGTTATCCGCAGAACATTCCGCCGCTCGCGGATCGCAAAGACTTAAGGAACCTGATCGGGTTCCTCGATCATATTTATCATCCAGCCGCCATCATCCATTACTTAATGGGCAAAGTAGCCACCATGAGCTTCGAAAGCGAGCCGTTTAACGGCGGATCGGTCACCAATTTCAAATTTGCGTCCGGCGCGGTCGGAACGATGCATATGACGGCCGGCATTTCCGGCAGCAGTCCGCTGGAGCGGCTTGAAGTTGTTGGCAACGGCTGCAACGTCGTCGTCGAAAACGGCGTAAATCTAACCTACTACCGGAAAGCCAGCCGCGGAGGCTACGGCAGAAGCTCCTCGTATCTGGTTGACGATGAGTCGGCTCCGTTGCATTGGGAACCCGAGTTTTCATTAGGGCAGCTGTACAACAAAAATATTTTCCTGCTCGGCTACGCGCCTGAGGTGATCCATTTCTGCGAACGCATTCTCGCGGGCCAAGCGCCGGAGAAAGGGACGCTGGAGGACGCTTTGGAAATTATGAAGCTGTTCGAAGCGTACCGCAATACGCCGGAAGGCGAGAAAGCCGTCATCAACGCCAACTAA
- a CDS encoding cupin domain-containing protein, whose translation MATITDLTKQDPERLFRQDWGTIQWMLGRDIDAEAEMTFGMVYIHAGQSNPRHIHPNCEEVIFVLSGECDHTLGDETFHLKPGMMLRIPRGVPHNATTTSWEPCRMIIAYSAPDRQTIGE comes from the coding sequence ATGGCTACGATAACCGATTTAACCAAACAAGATCCGGAACGATTGTTCCGGCAAGACTGGGGAACCATTCAATGGATGCTCGGCCGCGATATTGACGCGGAAGCCGAGATGACGTTCGGCATGGTCTACATTCATGCGGGACAGTCCAACCCGCGCCATATCCATCCGAACTGCGAGGAAGTGATTTTCGTGCTGTCCGGGGAGTGCGACCATACGCTGGGCGACGAAACTTTCCATTTGAAGCCGGGCATGATGCTCCGGATCCCGCGCGGCGTCCCGCATAATGCGACGACGACCAGCTGGGAGCCGTGCCGAATGATCATCGCCTATTCCGCGCCGGACCGTCAGACGATTGGGGAGTAG
- a CDS encoding histidine phosphatase family protein encodes MKNLYVVRHCKAEGQAPDAPLTAVGVEQADRLAEFLSDKSIDAIVSSPYERARRTIAPLAARIGVEIVPDERLAERVLTDRDSPDWYEKLSKTFDDLDLCYEGGESSNAAMSRAVSAIQDALSSGHSSIVAVSHGNLIALLLKHFDSGMGMKEWEALSNPDVFHLAFAGDKPKIQRIWAD; translated from the coding sequence ATGAAAAACCTTTATGTGGTGCGGCATTGCAAAGCGGAAGGACAAGCTCCGGATGCGCCGCTTACCGCGGTCGGCGTGGAGCAGGCAGACAGACTTGCCGAGTTTCTCTCGGATAAATCGATCGACGCGATCGTTTCGAGCCCCTACGAACGAGCACGCAGAACGATTGCGCCGTTGGCCGCTAGAATCGGCGTGGAGATTGTGCCGGATGAGCGGCTGGCGGAAAGGGTGCTAACGGATCGCGATAGTCCCGATTGGTATGAGAAGCTAAGCAAAACCTTCGATGACCTGGACTTATGCTATGAAGGCGGGGAGTCGAGCAACGCTGCGATGAGCCGCGCCGTTAGCGCGATTCAGGATGCGCTCAGCAGCGGGCACAGCAGCATTGTGGCGGTATCTCATGGCAACTTGATCGCTCTATTGCTGAAGCATTTTGATAGCGGCATGGGGATGAAAGAGTGGGAGGCGTTGTCCAATCCGGATGTTTTTCATCTCGCTTTTGCAGGAGACAAGCCTAAGATTCAACGAATATGGGCAGATTGA
- a CDS encoding DNA alkylation repair protein, producing MNAETVMQELEALGKDRTKKYYVSNGAQEPLFGVATGAMKPIVKKIKINQALADELYATGNYDAMYFAGVIADPNGMTAADYDRWMETAYFWMISDFVVAVTLAEANIAQEVSDTWIASGDELKMSAGWSCYCWLLGSRPDREFSESKLAGLLEQVKQTIHTAPERTKYSMNNFIFTVATSFSPLHELAVETAKAVGPVEVQGGKKHINAMVNIQKAIDKGQLGFKRKHVRC from the coding sequence ATGAATGCGGAAACGGTCATGCAGGAGCTTGAAGCGCTCGGAAAGGATCGCACGAAAAAATATTACGTGTCCAATGGCGCGCAAGAGCCGCTCTTTGGCGTTGCTACGGGCGCCATGAAGCCGATCGTGAAAAAGATCAAAATCAACCAGGCGCTGGCAGATGAGCTTTACGCCACCGGGAACTATGACGCGATGTACTTCGCCGGCGTGATCGCCGACCCTAACGGGATGACGGCAGCGGATTATGACCGTTGGATGGAGACGGCCTATTTCTGGATGATTTCCGACTTTGTGGTCGCCGTTACCTTGGCCGAAGCCAATATCGCGCAAGAGGTTTCCGATACATGGATCGCAAGCGGCGATGAATTGAAAATGTCGGCGGGCTGGAGCTGCTACTGCTGGCTGCTCGGAAGCCGGCCGGACCGGGAATTTTCCGAAAGCAAATTGGCAGGCTTGCTTGAACAGGTGAAGCAGACCATCCACACGGCTCCTGAACGGACCAAATATTCGATGAACAACTTTATCTTTACCGTCGCAACCTCCTTCTCGCCGCTTCACGAGCTGGCGGTCGAGACCGCAAAGGCCGTAGGCCCGGTCGAGGTTCAAGGAGGCAAGAAGCACATTAACGCGATGGTTAATATTCAGAAGGCCATCGATAAAGGGCAGCTCGGCTTCAAACGCAAGCATGTCAGATGTTAG
- a CDS encoding NUDIX hydrolase: protein MGISVGVQAVIMQEDRILAIKKRENADDDITYILPGGKLN, encoded by the coding sequence ATGGGGATAAGCGTAGGCGTACAGGCTGTCATTATGCAAGAGGACCGCATTCTGGCGATCAAAAAAAGGGAGAATGCAGATGATGACATCACCTACATCCTCCCGGGCGGTAAACTGAACTAA
- a CDS encoding class I SAM-dependent methyltransferase produces the protein MSEYYWDTQLEYLRHSRGLHYNDDYLAFLVKTVWQIESPVHVVDFGCGYGYLGLKLLPLLPEGSRYTGIDQGEELLNEARRLFAELPYEAEFAQGDIQKLPLDRDYDLAVCHAFLLHVPNPMEVLLKMMDAVVDGGRIITFEPHWISAMSNFYLHGHEQSSFVQLGLLQRLYEQDAARSGKDGNIGMKIPVYLSRMGLKDIECRVSDKVNFLHPNMDADRKNKLYHAMVKSGFADDPGDNKAAYVNNLIERGAIPKEADIQYENERSLSKEFHREAFMTHAPNMKITFGTVNR, from the coding sequence ATGAGCGAATACTATTGGGATACGCAGCTTGAATATCTTCGGCATTCGAGAGGCTTGCATTACAACGACGATTACTTGGCGTTTCTGGTGAAGACGGTTTGGCAAATCGAGTCGCCCGTGCATGTGGTTGATTTCGGCTGCGGATATGGCTATCTAGGGTTGAAGCTCCTTCCTTTACTGCCTGAAGGCTCGAGGTATACGGGCATCGATCAGGGCGAAGAGCTGCTGAATGAAGCACGGCGTCTGTTTGCGGAGCTTCCGTATGAAGCCGAGTTTGCGCAAGGAGACATTCAGAAGCTGCCACTCGATAGAGACTATGATCTTGCCGTATGTCATGCTTTTCTGCTTCATGTCCCGAATCCGATGGAGGTTTTGTTGAAAATGATGGACGCTGTTGTTGATGGCGGCCGAATCATCACCTTCGAGCCTCATTGGATCTCCGCCATGTCCAATTTTTATTTGCATGGGCATGAGCAATCGAGCTTTGTCCAGCTCGGACTCCTCCAGAGGCTCTACGAGCAAGACGCCGCCCGGAGCGGCAAAGACGGCAATATCGGCATGAAAATCCCCGTATATCTCAGCCGGATGGGCTTGAAGGACATCGAATGCCGAGTGTCAGATAAGGTCAATTTCCTTCACCCGAATATGGACGCCGATCGTAAAAATAAGCTGTACCACGCGATGGTAAAGAGCGGTTTTGCGGATGATCCGGGAGACAATAAGGCAGCGTACGTAAACAATCTGATCGAGCGCGGGGCTATTCCTAAGGAAGCTGACATTCAATACGAGAATGAACGCTCACTGTCGAAGGAGTTTCATAGGGAAGCCTTCATGACTCATGCGCCGAATATGAAGATTACCTTTGGGACCGTGAATAGATAG